From the genome of Equus asinus isolate D_3611 breed Donkey chromosome 24, EquAss-T2T_v2, whole genome shotgun sequence, one region includes:
- the LOC123279610 gene encoding trace amine-associated receptor 9 — protein sequence MADTFSQAAAVELCYENMNGSCVKTPYSPGPRAVLYAVLGLGAVLAVLGNLLVIIAILHFKQLHTPTNFLIESLACADFLVGVTVMPFSAVRSVESCWYFGESYCTFHTCFDTSFCFASLFHLCCISVDRYIAVTEPLTYPARFTVSVSGICIILSWFCSLTYSFSVFYMGANGEGIEGLVAALTCVGGCQAPLNQNWVLLCFLLFFTPTVAMVLIYGKIFLVAKHQARKIESAASQAQSSSESYKERVAKRERKAAKTLGIAMAAFLVSWLPYIIDAMIDAYMNFITPLYVYEILVWCVYYNSAMNPLIYAFFYPWFRKAVKLIVTGKVLRSDSSTINLFSEEADIH from the coding sequence ATGGCGGACACTTTCTCCCAAGCTGCAGCTGTGGAGCTCTGCTACGAGAACATGAATGGATCCTGTGTGAAGACCCCTTACTCGCCAGGGCCCCGAGCAGTTCTGTACGCCGTCCTCGGTCTGGGGGCCGTGCTGGCCGTGCTGGGAAACTTACTGGTCATTATTGCCATCCTCCACTTCAAACAGCTGCACACACCTACCAACTTCCTGATCGAGTCCCTGGCCTGTGCCGACTTCTTGGTGGGGGTGACAGTGATGCCCTTCAGCGCCGTGAGGTCTGTGGAGAGCTGCTGGTACTTTGGAGAGAGCTACTGTACATTTCACACGTGTTTTGATACTTCCTTCTGCTTTGCTTCTTTGTTTCACTTATGCTGCATCTCTGTCGATAGATACATTGCTGTTACTGAGCCTCTGACCTATCCAGCCAGGTTTACTGTCTCGGTGTCGGGAATATGCATTATTCTCTCTTGGTTCTGTTCGCTCACATACAGCTTTTCTGTCTTTTACATGGGGGCCAATGGAGAAGGCATCGAGGGACTAGTAGCTGCTCTCACCTGTGTAGGGGGCTGTCAGGCTCCACTGAATCAAAACTGGGTGCTcctgtgtttccttctcttctttacaCCCACTGTTGCCATGGTGCTTATATATGGTAAGATATTTTTGGTGGCTAAACATCAGGCTAGGAAGATAGAAAGTGCAGCCAGCCAAGCTCAGTCGTCCTCCGAGAGTTACAAGGAAAGAGtcgcaaagagagagagaaaagctgcTAAGACGTTGGGTATTGCTATGGCAGCGTTTCTTGTCTCTTGGCTACCGTACATTATTGATGCCATGATTGATGCTTATATGAACTTTATAACTCCTCTGTATGTTTATGAGATTTTAGTGTGGTGTGTTTATTATAATTCTGCTATGAACCCCTTGATATATGCTTTCTTTTACCCATGGTTTCGGAAGGCAGTAAAACTTATTGTAACTGGCAAAGTCTTAAGGAGTGATTCATCAACAATTAATCTGTTTTCTGAGGAAGCAGATATACATTGA